The genomic stretch AGGCCAAAAGGGTTTGAGTCAGGTGGCGAGTCTggggagagaaaggaggagcCACAGAATGGACAGGGCCAGAGTGAGGAGCAAGAGGAAGAGTGCAGCAGCAGTGACTCTGAGGATGACAGTGACCTTTTTGTGAACACAAACCGAGCCACGGTTCACTACAGTGAGAGCGATGAAGATTCTGGTGAAGACGATGAGGAGGACGAGGAAGGTGAATAAGAAGGGGACACTTACATAAAAGTCCTGGACCTTAAATTAAGGGTTAATTTCATGCTGTCAATACCTTTTATAAAGCTAACCTTAATTTTCCTTGATTCGTGGACGATCATATGTTAATTCCAGACTGTTTATATGCCCTGTTCAAATAAGCCATGTGCAGTTTCATTTGAATTATCTAAGGCCCAGTTTCTCAGGCCCATTATAAGCATAAGCATAAACCAAAAATAATTTACCACTGGCATCAACATTTAGTAACAAACAAGATTTATTTCAGGTCACAAAATAATGTCTGGTTCCATTTAAGTAAAATTTAGGGAAACTCCCCCCAATCcaggaaaaaaatgtataaCCACAATAATGTGGTTCATAATGTATTATACATTTCAAGCTGATTCCTTGTGTTCACAAAATGCATATTTGTATCATAAGTTATGTACATATGGCAATaaagttttctttttgttttgtatacCTGTGGTTGTGCATTGTATTCGCTTCAGATGTTCGAGAACCGTGGTACCACAGATTTGTCATTCTTGAGAGTTTTTCCACCTATTAAAATGGCCTTTGGTCCAATATGGATTGCCTTTTAAGGGCCTATGGATTATGGATTGTACCAGGAAAAACTGGTACAGAGAATATCAGGGTATTTGTTCATGAGCAAGTTTAACAAGTAGGCCATAAATGTAAGTAAGCACAAAAATGCTTAAAACAGGAAATAATTTACTTTTTTGGAATGGCAAAGTCATAAAtggccataaaaaaaaacaagatacTAGGGATGTAAAAAATGCATCACGGTGGGGACATTTcaactgtatttattttagaatcaatgatattaacattaaaaatattttatttccaaATATGTAACATGATATAtgtaacataatatatataacaataaataattaaaattattattattatatttttattaattattattattattattattattattgagtaaACAGTTTCTCCAAATACATTGTATGTTGTGTGTAGTTATGTAGAGACCACCTGTGGTTCGGATTACAATAGCAAGATGTCTTGGCATGGACTGTGTTTAGTGATGGGAAAATATTCATTATAGAGATTAACTGCTCCACTGTGACATGTTGATTGGTCTGATTGGGCACCAATGGCCTGTGGGGCACTGCTGTTATGCTGTTCTTGGTACATCTTCACCACCACGGCTCTCTAGAACATCCAACAAAGTTAGTAGGTTCCCAGATGCTATTACCGTTCGCCTGGTACCCCGAGgtcctttgcccatgatgaTCGTTTTGCCCTCTGCTACAACTACAAACTCTGCACGTATAAATTCCAAGCCAAGGGTTgtcctaatattctgatatgactgtgtatacgTGAAAGGAAACTGGCATTACTTTCATAAATGATATGGACTATGTAGGAAATGTGCATAATAGTGGTCTATAAATATAGGGTTTTTTAAAGTTtgttacatatatgtatatctaccaaaaaaacaaacaaacaaaaaaatggaaaagaaaaaacagactATGACCCTAAACTGGACTAAGCAAATATGAACAAGACCAAACTAATCCAAATGTAGCTTTGGCAGTGAGCTGTCTTCAAGGTGTCATTTACACATCTTGTGTACTTTAGATAGGGGCTAAACACTTCACCTTCAAAACCTGCTATATCACCACAGTGTCTCTACATGGCTTTGCTGCAGTTCTGTCATCCAAATCTCCTTCAGTTTGTTGCTGGTAATGTCTGGCTTGAAAAGCTTCACAGTAATAGTTCATAGTACATTTTTTGCTTTGTATCATGttccttttttctccttctctgaCTGGTCGCTCCTAAGTGCAACCTTTCTGCATTTATAGCTTGGATTCTTGGTCTTCACCCACAATTTCCTAATTTCTTTTGGGGTGCGTTTGTGAACCAGCAGGATGGTTTGGTAGGCACAGGGCTTTTTTGCTTCATCATTGGGGAAGTCGAAAGTGAGGAAGGCGGGGTGGTGGATAGGAACCACTCCCAGCCTTTGCAGACACATTCCGAGGTAAACATCATCAATGGGGAACAGGTGAACTCTTTTAGACACCTCAAGAAGCCTGAGGACCAAAGCTCCAGAGTAGACCACCCCTCCTCCCCCTGCATAAGACGGGTACATCCCATTATAAAAGCTATCAGGGATGTAATACTTGGTGGTTTGCGAGCGCATAGGGGCCGCAGAGGTGATAACGTCGCCTACAAAGAAATCCTCTATTGGCCTGCTGTGTCCGGATGTGTTTGCATGAGCCTCTACTTCCACTTTCTGCAAGTAGTCCAAGAGAACGGGTGTCCTTAGAAAGACGTCATCATCACCTTTAAATACAAAGCGGGTATCCTGGCAATTCTTGGAAAACCAGTCCCAGAATAAGACGTCTTTCAATGTGAGGTtaaaaaaagtgtcaaaaaaGTCCCACATGAGGATATCACCATATTTCCTACCCTCTTCTTTAAGGCTCTTTACAGTATCCAGGTTGTGTCCTGAATGATTCTTGGCCAAAAGAAAAACCCTGCGAACCTGCCCACCTTTTCCAACTTTTCCTTTCACCAGTCCTGAACGTCCCCACGTCTTCCTGATGGCTTGGCGGTTTTCGAAGTTCGGCGCCTGTGATTTAATGGCCAGCAGTAACATTGGAGCCTCCATCTGGTGTTGTTGTGATGCATTGCCGCACACTCTAGGCTGGTCGATAAGGAGCGGGTAGTCTCTACAGTGCATGGAGATGACAAACCTTTGCATCTGAGATGGCAGAGAAAAATAATCAGACAATGTCCAAATCACTTCATAATTTGGGAAACATCCAACTTTCTGCTGCTGTATTGAATCTGAACTGCTGTTGTCCAGACTGGAGAAATTCCCTGATGTACCCATCCTGGGTTGTAGGATGGGGTTATGCTGGCGATCTATGAGCTGTTGGATCATGTTCCAATGCGCTTCtttattcagttcatatttcCAGAAGGAGTTGATAGGATAAGGGGCCAAGAGCCCAGAATTAGTGGCCCCTGGGGCTACAAAGTAGGGAGGTAGGAGAGGTAGCCCAACAGGAGCAATTGAGTAAGTCAtggacaaacacacagccaatgcGAGGTAGATGAAGAGGCATCCAAACAGAATACATGGTGTACATAAGCAGAGCAGGATCCGACAGCGATATCTCCACAGACAACAAGCCATTACCtgcagacaaaaagaaaaatctgaTACATCTGGAAGGATAtgcatttcacttcatttcacTTTAGCAGTCAAGGTGACGTGCAAGGGTACTCAATTCTGGTCCTCAAGTGCCAGTGGCCAAGTCTGTTTAGCAATTCCCCAGCTCAAACACACCCCCTAAACCCAAGAGAGCATGACGATGCTCTCTCTTTATGGGTAGATGACACTCTCCCCCCTCTTCACTCCCATTGTGGTGCTGGTGTATCAGAGCTGGATCCGGTGCTGTCCTccgagcatgttggctgcctaGTTAAATTGTattggcagcagttcaaaaagagccGGTGGCTGACTTTACATGTATCGAAGGACCGTATGTATCGTATCGTATGTCCTTGTCCTAGTGAGAACAGGGTTAATTGGCTCTGCTAAGTTGCTGCTTATTCAATGTCTCTTCataaatcaagggttttaaaaaagaggGTATTTATCTTGCtttgtctactgtccagggaaggattgctgtgaggattgcattcagcaacaagggcgttagtgaggtcaggatgttagatgatcaccaccctacgtcatccctaactcatcacaacagcactggatggagcaccaaccatcattccagagatcagacagttccactgctccacagatcaaagCTGGGGGGTGTTATCCCTTTCTAGCCTACGCCAGGAATCAGGCACGGTGCCAAAaggttcctgtttatctgctccagagggtcatattcttctttacagggactagacaagctgtggaagtgcatctgcacatcaagggtcagaaatgggtgctgagtagctgaatgccttcattagaaggggacaaacatttgtccatttaGAGTACAGTTGGAGATGGAAAACCTAGAAAACTTAGGACCTGAATTTTTCATCTCTAATTATAAAcagcagttggaacaaaatcctagggcagatttttactttctggacctggatttttcatctttatGTTTAATGAGATTTTTTTGTGTCTAATCCActcaaaccagcacaacacacactcactaacacaccaaccactgtgtcagtgtcactgcagtggtAAGAATAACTCACCACCCAACTAATACTTGATCTGTGGAGGTCCTGTGGGgttctgaccattgaagaacaggggaAAAGGAGGCTAAGAAAGTGTGCAGTATGCTGGAATTATATAACTACACAGTGAGCCTAAAATAGTAGGTAGAGCTGAAATGATGTTCAGCGGGTGTAGATACAAGGAGTGgtgtatatacacataaaaaacaaacaactaaatCTACCTggatttacatttatttctttaggttcacaaatacagtaaagttAATATACATTTGTAAAATCTACTAAATAATATTTCATTGTTGtattattgttgctgtcacacaaaaacataactccaaaacagcaactttacaggatacaaaaaaacaacattcatAAAATTCAACattcaataaatgtaaaaacatatctaagcaattttggagcatttccattggtccattcatcatggctTTCTGACACACTGTAAAGAATAGCTGCCAGGTTCTTATTATGTGAAAAAGGGGAAATGGCCATTTTTGCGTGTCAACGACATTATAACTATAATTATGTGTAGCAACAATTATTTGCTTAATCTGATACAAATCAGAGACACTTTTATTCTGTGTTTAGGAGTTTACCACACATGGGTGTCATAACTCAAGTATAGCCTATTTTCTTATTTCTAATTCTCACATACTCAAATTTGCTCTGCTGTCTCAAAACTCTGCTAGTTGCGTGTCCTGATAT from Salminus brasiliensis chromosome 19, fSalBra1.hap2, whole genome shotgun sequence encodes the following:
- the LOC140541262 gene encoding N-acetyllactosaminide beta-1,3-N-acetylglucosaminyltransferase 2, translating into MACCLWRYRCRILLCLCTPCILFGCLFIYLALAVCLSMTYSIAPVGLPLLPPYFVAPGATNSGLLAPYPINSFWKYELNKEAHWNMIQQLIDRQHNPILQPRMGTSGNFSSLDNSSSDSIQQQKVGCFPNYEVIWTLSDYFSLPSQMQRFVISMHCRDYPLLIDQPRVCGNASQQHQMEAPMLLLAIKSQAPNFENRQAIRKTWGRSGLVKGKVGKGGQVRRVFLLAKNHSGHNLDTVKSLKEEGRKYGDILMWDFFDTFFNLTLKDVLFWDWFSKNCQDTRFVFKGDDDVFLRTPVLLDYLQKVEVEAHANTSGHSRPIEDFFVGDVITSAAPMRSQTTKYYIPDSFYNGMYPSYAGGGGVVYSGALVLRLLEVSKRVHLFPIDDVYLGMCLQRLGVVPIHHPAFLTFDFPNDEAKKPCAYQTILLVHKRTPKEIRKLWVKTKNPSYKCRKVALRSDQSEKEKKGT